Proteins from a genomic interval of Poecile atricapillus isolate bPoeAtr1 chromosome 1, bPoeAtr1.hap1, whole genome shotgun sequence:
- the IGF2 gene encoding insulin-like growth factor II: MSSAGAHTDERCRQPAFLPGPPPPQEVESSSGSAKVQRMCAARRMLLLLLAFLAYALDSAAAYGTAETLCGGELVDTLQFVCGDRGFYFSRPVGRNNRRINRGIVEECCFRSCDLALLETYCAKSVKSERDVSATSLVGVPALNKESFQKPSHGKYSKYDVWQKKSSQRRQRDAPNILRARQYRWQAEGLQAAEEAKALHRPLISLPSQRPPAARASPETAGPQK; the protein is encoded by the exons atgTCAAGCGCCGGGGCACACACGGATGAGCGCTGCCGGCAGCCCGCCTTCCTCCCcggcccgccgccgccgcaaGAAGTTGAGAGTAGCAGCGGCAGTGCCAAG gtgcAGAGGATGTGCGCGGCGAGGcggatgctgctgctgctcctggctttCCTGGCCTACGCGCTGGACTCGGCCGCCGCCTACGGCACGGCGGAGACCCTCTGCGGCGGGGAGCTGGTGGACACGCTGCAGTTCGTCTGCGGGGACAGGGGCTTCTACTTCA GTAGACCGGTGGGACGAAATAACCGGCGGATCAACCGGGGGATTGTGGAGGAGTGCTGCTTCCGGAGCTGCGacctggctctgctggaaaCGTACTGCGCCAAATCCGTCAAGTCGGAACGTGACGTCTCTGCCACCTCCCTGGTGGGCGTGCCGGCACTCAACAAG GAGAGCTTCCAGAAGCCCTCGCACGGCAAGTACTCCAAGTACGACGTGTGGCAGAAGAAGAGCTCCCAGCGGCGGCAGCGGGACGCGCCCAACATCCTGCGGGCTCGCCAGTACCGGTGGCAGGCGGAAGGGCTGCAAGCAGCTGAGGAAGCCAAGGCGCTGCACCGTCCCCtcatctccctgcccagccagagGCCCCCAGCAGCGCGAGCCTCCCCGGAAACGGCTGGCCCCCAGAAATGA
- the LOC131583434 gene encoding uncharacterized protein LOC131583434, with protein MLLSCPGSDRGFGLPSPRPGTFSSPCLLLGREQGIESFCRTLSLRAVTRGGGFTPSAGPGWEGGYAHPRPLRRCTRAQVSAPAAPQLGGAPGKGTGIPARPPRPPCLPRSLRAASPAWAAASPRRHPCVSVWTTWTLPLRTRIWHLAQHLPAAVPAAWVASASRRLLQASTAASEAKGLFPGFAVRVQRRGQKALPLLCAAACRARRAAPAGARPLPKICSQVRAGEGAPLALKGGPRAASGARTLIAAPEGASLRGHACQPAHPSWSREERGYPRPERQVGPPQVALTTAHGAKGQGCSSSHPSISGEKLQLWVSIKFARSEDSVDRAK; from the exons atgctgctctcctgccctggcagcGATCGCGGCTTTGGCTTGCCTTCCCCGCGCCCTGGCACGTTCTCCTCGCCTTGCCTTTTG CTCGGGAGGGAACAAGGGATAGAAAGTTTCTGCCGCACGCTTTCTTTGCGTGCTGTTACCCGGGGTGGGGGCTTTACCCCCTCTGCCGGCCCCGGGTGGGAGGGGGGCTACGCGCATCCCCGGCCGCTCCGCAG GTGCACACGGGCACAGGTGTCCGCGCCGGCCGCCCCACAGCTCGGAGGAGCTCCCGGCAAAGGCACGGGCATTccggcccggccgccccggCCCCCGTGCCTGCCCCGCTCGCTGCGGGCAGCGAGCCCCGCCTGGGCAGCAGCGAGCCCCCGCCGCCACCCCTGCGTGTCCGTGTGGACAACATGGACGCTGCCCCTCCGCACCCGGATCTGGCACCTCGCACAGCACCTTCCCGCTGCGGTTCCCGCTGCCTGGGTCGCCTCTGCTTCCCGCCGGCTCCTGCAGGCGAGCACCGCTGCCTCTGAGGCAAAGGGACTTTTCCCAGGCTTTGCCGTGCGTGTGCAGCGGCGCGGGCAGAAGGCGCTCCCGCTGCTCTGCGCTGCTGCATGCCGGGCACGCCGGGCTGCACCGGCCGGCGCTCGCCCGCTCCCGAAGATCTGCTCCCAAGTACGGGCCGGGGAAGGAGCCCCGCTGGCTCTCAAAGGCGGCCCCCGGGCAGCCTCCGGTGCCCGCACCCTCATCGCTGCCCCGGAGGGTGCCTCTCTGCGGGGACACGCGTGTCAGCCTGCGCACCCTTCTTGGAGCAGAGAGGAGCGGGGCTACCCGAGACCTGAGCGGCAGGTTGGCCCACCTCAGGTAGCGCTTACCACAGCTCATGGTGCGAAAGGGCAAGGATGCAGCAGCTCTCACCCCAGcat TTCAGGAGAGAAATTGCAGTTGTGGGTTTCCATTAAATTTGCAAGGAGCGAGGACAGTGTTGACAGAGCAAAGTGA